The following proteins are co-located in the Streptomyces sp. DT2A-34 genome:
- a CDS encoding cytosine permease, with the protein MTEVETHGVDRIPDAERTATPLDLFRLAFGGANTFSTCVLGAFPILFGLSFWQGLAATLLGVVAGALILCPMAVFGPVNGTNNAVSSSAHLGVHGRVVGSFLSLLTAVAFFSLSVWSSGDALVGGAHRLFGLQRGALSYVVAYALFAGLVLAVCVYGFRFMLFVNKIAVPSASVLFLVGAIAFAGDFDPSYAGVFTDSADAATRSLFWPSFIGAALIVLSNPVSFGAFLGDWSRYIPASTPRRKVIGAAFLSQLATLLPFVFGLATASIIATKVPDYVDPAAPDFVGGLLAISPGWYFLPVCLLALVGGMATGTTALYGTGLDFSSVFPRLSRVQATLLVGALSIAFIFVGRFGLDLVQSISTFATMIITCTTPWMVVMMLGYWTRRGWYDPDALQVFNRRQRGGRYWFAHGWNWRGMTAWWVAALVGVLFTNIPGQFVGPLGDLAGGVDISLPLSLVAAAVLFLTLLRLFPEPRAVYGPQGARLVRTVEVPVPPITGPGASGDDESLSDPSATLRA; encoded by the coding sequence TTGACCGAGGTCGAGACCCACGGCGTCGACCGCATCCCGGACGCCGAGCGCACCGCGACCCCGCTCGATCTGTTCCGCCTCGCGTTCGGCGGCGCCAACACCTTCTCCACCTGCGTGCTCGGCGCCTTCCCCATCCTGTTCGGCCTCTCCTTCTGGCAGGGCCTCGCGGCCACGCTCCTCGGGGTCGTCGCGGGCGCGCTGATCCTGTGCCCGATGGCGGTGTTCGGACCGGTCAACGGCACCAACAACGCCGTCTCGTCCTCGGCGCACCTCGGCGTCCACGGCCGCGTGGTCGGCTCCTTCCTGTCCCTGCTGACGGCGGTCGCGTTCTTCTCCCTCTCGGTGTGGAGCTCAGGCGACGCCCTGGTCGGCGGCGCACACCGGCTCTTCGGCCTGCAGCGCGGTGCGCTGTCGTACGTCGTGGCGTACGCCCTGTTCGCGGGCCTGGTCCTCGCGGTGTGCGTGTACGGCTTCCGCTTCATGCTGTTCGTCAACAAGATCGCCGTGCCCTCGGCGAGCGTGCTTTTCCTGGTCGGCGCGATCGCGTTCGCCGGCGACTTCGACCCGTCGTACGCGGGCGTCTTCACGGACTCCGCGGACGCGGCCACCCGGTCGCTGTTCTGGCCGTCGTTCATCGGCGCGGCCCTGATCGTGCTGTCCAACCCCGTCTCGTTCGGGGCGTTCCTCGGCGACTGGTCGCGCTACATCCCGGCGAGCACCCCGCGCCGCAAGGTGATCGGCGCCGCGTTCCTGTCGCAGCTCGCGACGCTGCTGCCGTTCGTCTTCGGCCTGGCGACCGCGAGCATCATCGCCACGAAGGTCCCGGACTACGTCGATCCGGCGGCGCCCGACTTCGTGGGCGGGCTGCTGGCGATCTCACCGGGCTGGTACTTCCTGCCGGTGTGTCTGCTGGCGCTGGTCGGCGGTATGGCGACGGGGACGACCGCGCTGTACGGGACCGGGCTCGACTTCTCCTCGGTGTTCCCGCGGCTGTCCCGGGTGCAGGCGACGCTGCTGGTCGGCGCGTTGTCGATCGCGTTCATCTTCGTCGGGCGGTTCGGACTCGACCTGGTGCAGTCGATCTCGACCTTCGCCACCATGATCATCACCTGCACCACGCCGTGGATGGTCGTGATGATGCTGGGCTACTGGACCCGGCGCGGCTGGTACGACCCCGACGCCCTGCAGGTCTTCAACCGCCGTCAGCGCGGCGGCCGTTACTGGTTCGCGCACGGCTGGAACTGGCGCGGCATGACCGCCTGGTGGGTGGCGGCACTGGTCGGCGTGCTGTTCACCAACATCCCGGGGCAGTTCGTCGGGCCGCTGGGCGATCTCGCGGGCGGCGTCGACATCAGCCTGCCGTTGTCGCTGGTCGCGGCGGCGGTGCTGTTCCTGACGCTGCTGCGGCTGTTCCCCGAGCCTCGGGCGGTGTACGGGCCGCAGGGTGCGCGGCTGGTCCGTACCGTCGAGGTACCCGTGCCGCCGATCACGGGCCCGGGTGCTTCGGGCGACGACGAGTCGTTGTCAGACCCATCGGCTACGTTGCGGGCATGA
- a CDS encoding lactate 2-monooxygenase: MAKHWADFQYEIYLNGMTGAVPRLPTDLTRLEELTEQRLGPGPVGYVAGSAGDGSTARANRAALRRRRIVPRMLRDVHERDLSVEVLGRSLPAPLALAPVGVLSIMHPDAECAAARAAAAQGVPFTLSSAAGTPMEQVAEAMGDAERWFQLYWPKDPEVGRSFLNRAKAAGFSTLVVTLDTPMLAWRPRDLDQAYLPFLHGVGTANYFSDPAFQAGLAKPVHEDPNAAVMHFVGMFADPAKTWPDLAFLREHWDGPIVLKGILHPDDARAAADAGMDGVVVSNHGGRQLAGSIGAADALPRVVEAVGDRLTVLFDSGIRTGDDIFKALALGARAVLVGRPYAYGLGLDGQAGVEHVIRCLLAELDLTLALSGHATPATIGPADLTEESA; the protein is encoded by the coding sequence ATGGCGAAGCACTGGGCGGACTTTCAGTACGAGATCTATCTGAACGGGATGACGGGGGCCGTCCCCCGGCTACCCACCGATCTGACCCGGCTGGAGGAGCTGACCGAGCAGCGCCTCGGGCCCGGTCCCGTCGGCTATGTGGCGGGCAGCGCGGGCGACGGCAGCACCGCCCGCGCCAACCGGGCGGCGCTGCGGCGGCGCCGGATCGTGCCGCGCATGCTGCGGGACGTGCACGAACGGGACCTGTCCGTCGAGGTGTTGGGGCGCTCCCTGCCCGCTCCGCTGGCGCTGGCGCCGGTCGGCGTGCTGTCGATCATGCACCCGGACGCCGAGTGCGCGGCCGCCCGGGCCGCGGCGGCGCAGGGCGTGCCGTTCACCCTCTCCTCGGCGGCCGGCACACCCATGGAGCAGGTGGCGGAGGCGATGGGCGACGCCGAGCGCTGGTTCCAGCTGTACTGGCCGAAGGACCCGGAGGTGGGCCGGAGTTTCCTGAACCGGGCCAAGGCGGCCGGGTTCAGCACGCTCGTCGTCACCCTGGACACGCCGATGCTGGCGTGGCGGCCCCGCGATCTCGACCAGGCGTATCTGCCGTTCCTGCACGGCGTGGGCACCGCCAACTACTTCTCCGACCCGGCCTTCCAGGCGGGCCTGGCCAAGCCGGTGCACGAGGATCCCAACGCAGCCGTGATGCACTTCGTCGGCATGTTCGCGGACCCCGCCAAGACCTGGCCGGACCTGGCGTTCCTGCGCGAGCACTGGGACGGCCCGATCGTCCTGAAGGGCATCCTGCACCCGGACGACGCCCGTGCGGCCGCCGACGCCGGGATGGACGGGGTCGTCGTCTCCAACCACGGCGGCCGCCAGCTGGCCGGCTCCATCGGCGCGGCGGACGCCCTGCCCCGGGTCGTGGAGGCGGTCGGCGACCGGCTGACCGTGCTGTTCGACAGCGGCATCCGCACCGGCGACGACATCTTCAAGGCGCTCGCGCTGGGCGCGCGGGCGGTGCTCGTCGGGCGGCCGTACGCGTACGGGCTCGGCCTCGACGGACAGGCGGGCGTCGAGCACGTGATCCGCTGCCTGCTCGCCGAACTCGACCTCACCCTGGCCCTGTCCGGGCACGCCACCCCCGCCACGATCGGCCCCGCCGACCTCACCGAGGAATCCGCATGA
- a CDS encoding 2-hydroxyacid dehydrogenase, with protein MTVTKNVLAVISPHVGGRDIGAGLATLFPEGAEVTVVEVADEDPAALRAAHVVITALAPVTAEHLAAAPGLELVQCASHGFDYVDVDAARERGVRVCNIGSSGAEAQNVAEQTFALMLALAKQLVPAHTALVEADWALPRLRHSLTELCGKTLGIVGLGQIGRQVARRAVAFDMSVVYAGRRRLPPETEAEFGGARHVPLDELLRTADYVSLHAPLTDETRNLLNGERLALLKPSAFVINTARGALIDQDALADALEKGALAGAGIDVFDPEPPTPALRLLRAPNVVLSPHAGGVTRETLVRIALAAVQNVTAFLSGGAPRDVVNQAGVPGRSRVSRTPRRGPHVEPVPPVTPAEAGGGGR; from the coding sequence ATGACCGTCACGAAGAACGTCCTCGCCGTCATCTCGCCCCATGTGGGCGGTCGTGACATCGGCGCCGGCCTCGCCACGCTCTTCCCCGAGGGGGCGGAGGTCACCGTCGTCGAGGTGGCCGACGAGGACCCGGCCGCCCTGCGCGCCGCGCACGTCGTCATCACCGCGCTCGCGCCGGTCACCGCCGAACACCTCGCCGCCGCGCCGGGGTTGGAGCTGGTGCAGTGCGCGAGCCACGGCTTCGACTACGTCGACGTGGACGCGGCGCGCGAGCGCGGAGTGCGCGTGTGCAACATCGGCTCCAGCGGTGCCGAGGCGCAGAACGTGGCCGAGCAGACCTTCGCCCTCATGCTCGCCCTGGCCAAGCAGCTGGTCCCCGCGCACACCGCGCTCGTCGAGGCCGACTGGGCACTGCCCCGGCTGCGGCACTCGCTGACCGAACTGTGCGGCAAGACGCTCGGCATCGTCGGCCTGGGCCAGATCGGGCGGCAGGTCGCGCGCCGCGCGGTCGCGTTCGACATGAGCGTCGTCTACGCCGGGCGACGCCGGCTGCCGCCGGAGACGGAGGCCGAGTTCGGCGGTGCCCGCCATGTCCCGCTCGACGAACTGCTGCGCACCGCCGACTACGTCTCCCTGCACGCCCCGCTCACCGACGAGACGCGGAACCTGCTGAACGGCGAGCGGCTGGCGCTCCTCAAGCCGTCGGCGTTCGTGATCAACACCGCGCGGGGCGCCCTGATCGACCAGGACGCCCTCGCGGACGCACTGGAGAAGGGTGCCCTGGCCGGGGCGGGCATCGACGTCTTCGACCCCGAACCGCCCACCCCGGCCCTGCGCCTGCTCCGCGCCCCGAACGTGGTGCTCTCCCCACACGCCGGCGGCGTCACCCGCGAGACCCTCGTCCGCATCGCCCTGGCCGCCGTCCAGAACGTGACCGCGTTCCTGTCGGGCGGGGCACCGCGGGATGTCGTGAACCAGGCCGGGGTTCCCGGCCGGTCGCGGGTCTCCCGGACGCCGAGGCGAGGCCCGCATGTCGAGCCCGTCCCGCCCGTCACCCCGGCGGAAGCCGGTGGCGGCGGGCGGTAA
- a CDS encoding RICIN domain-containing protein, protein MPTPHPPRPPYPPPAGVPEESDEGLAARLRGRPDGEAAPSVALLMARHWQPVHEYAVICLASPADIADMVTAAAFHQVLDRLALGEPAAALRPRLLVAVRDVVRQWSAEDRISGVMPELEKPAGGRGMRTAKSMTPENRKLADRSFQALPGLARCLLWHTEVEAEPLSVPAGLLGMDTVTAAAALEQARDKFREGCVHAHRELAPTKDCRFYNRLLDVPIRRGGALLPDVQQHLTGCRYCRNAAEQLSHFEGGLGVLIAEAVLGWGARRYLDTRPGRTQGDGPRTQGAARHGAGRRRLLPRIPAQVRRAPGGPRSRTLLTGVGVASVGLIAIMLAAGLLSDDDGADPAASATGGGTGSQVPPAVSSSPPGTAQLPNAPRQTRLRNADAELCLDIRGEPKAGAGTELAECSSDDTQQWSYEKDGLLRSVADPDLCLDSHVDAGVVILGKCVDDDSKRADDVRYDLTVQGELLPRWDEQLAVTFTAADAGADIVVKVRDGSDEQRWLTDPVASASPGSLSSAQSGTPGARAVGLAEEDA, encoded by the coding sequence GTGCCCACCCCCCACCCCCCTCGCCCTCCTTACCCCCCGCCCGCCGGGGTTCCCGAGGAATCCGACGAGGGTCTCGCCGCCCGGCTGCGGGGCCGTCCGGACGGTGAGGCCGCTCCGTCCGTCGCGCTGCTCATGGCGCGGCACTGGCAACCGGTCCACGAATACGCGGTGATCTGTCTCGCCTCCCCGGCGGACATCGCCGACATGGTCACCGCTGCCGCCTTCCACCAGGTCCTCGATCGCCTGGCGCTGGGCGAACCGGCCGCCGCGCTGCGTCCCCGGCTGCTCGTGGCCGTCCGGGACGTGGTCCGGCAGTGGTCCGCCGAGGACCGAATATCGGGCGTGATGCCGGAGCTGGAGAAACCCGCGGGCGGTCGCGGTATGCGTACCGCGAAGTCCATGACGCCCGAAAATCGGAAGCTCGCCGATCGGTCATTCCAGGCGCTTCCGGGACTTGCCCGGTGTCTGCTCTGGCACACCGAGGTCGAGGCCGAGCCGTTAAGCGTCCCCGCCGGTCTGCTGGGCATGGATACCGTTACGGCCGCGGCCGCGCTCGAACAGGCGCGTGATAAATTCCGCGAAGGTTGTGTACATGCCCATCGGGAACTCGCGCCGACGAAGGATTGCCGCTTCTACAACCGCCTCCTCGACGTCCCGATTCGCCGGGGTGGGGCCCTGCTGCCGGATGTCCAGCAGCATCTGACCGGGTGCCGCTACTGCCGCAACGCCGCCGAACAACTGAGCCATTTCGAGGGCGGGTTGGGTGTGCTCATCGCCGAGGCGGTGCTCGGCTGGGGCGCGCGCCGCTATCTGGACACCAGACCCGGCCGTACCCAGGGCGACGGACCCCGCACCCAAGGCGCCGCCCGGCACGGTGCCGGACGGCGTCGGCTGCTGCCGCGGATCCCCGCACAGGTGCGCAGGGCGCCCGGCGGACCGCGCTCCCGGACGTTGCTCACGGGAGTGGGAGTGGCCTCCGTTGGGCTGATCGCGATCATGCTCGCGGCCGGGCTGCTGTCGGACGACGACGGGGCCGACCCGGCCGCCTCCGCCACGGGTGGCGGCACCGGATCCCAGGTGCCCCCCGCGGTCTCCTCTTCCCCGCCCGGCACGGCCCAGCTCCCCAACGCACCGCGGCAGACGAGGCTGCGCAACGCCGACGCCGAGCTGTGCCTCGACATCCGGGGCGAGCCGAAGGCCGGGGCCGGGACCGAGCTGGCCGAGTGCTCCTCGGACGACACCCAGCAGTGGTCGTACGAGAAGGACGGCCTGCTGCGCAGCGTGGCGGACCCCGACCTGTGCCTCGACTCGCACGTGGACGCCGGTGTGGTGATCCTCGGCAAGTGCGTCGACGACGACTCGAAGCGGGCCGACGACGTGCGCTACGACCTCACCGTGCAGGGCGAGTTGCTGCCCCGCTGGGACGAGCAGCTCGCCGTCACCTTCACCGCGGCGGACGCGGGCGCCGACATCGTCGTCAAGGTCCGCGACGGCTCCGACGAACAGCGCTGGCTGACCGATCCGGTGGCGTCGGCGAGCCCCGGGTCGCTGTCGAGCGCGCAGAGCGGGACGCCGGGGGCTCGGGCGGTGGGGTTGGCGGAGGAGGACGCGTAG
- a CDS encoding toxin Doc has protein sequence MAPVIHIDVPWLLQRHEEVLPDQPTINDFSALVAAVARHRVDPPRLGVDSDPAWRAAALLHTLALLKPLPSANARFACASAVAYMFVSGVGIDPPYGALVDLARDLISGKVDVYGAADRLRSWQI, from the coding sequence ATGGCACCCGTGATCCATATCGACGTGCCCTGGCTGCTCCAGCGTCACGAAGAGGTCCTGCCGGACCAGCCCACGATCAACGACTTCTCCGCGTTGGTCGCCGCCGTCGCCCGACATCGCGTGGACCCGCCCCGCCTGGGTGTCGACTCCGACCCGGCCTGGCGGGCCGCGGCGCTGCTGCACACCCTCGCCCTGCTCAAGCCGCTTCCCTCGGCCAACGCCCGGTTCGCCTGCGCGTCCGCGGTGGCCTACATGTTCGTCAGCGGCGTGGGCATCGACCCGCCCTATGGGGCTCTCGTCGACCTGGCCCGTGACCTGATCTCCGGCAAGGTCGATGTGTACGGCGCGGCCGACCGGCTGCGCTCCTGGCAGATCTGA
- a CDS encoding IS110 family transposase, with translation MIDVSDIGAFLGLDVGKGEHHATAVTPAGKKAFDKRLPNSEPKLREVFGKLQAKHGTVLVVVDQPASIGALPLAVARDMGCPVAYLPGLTMRRIADLYPGEAKTDARDAFVIADAARVMPHTLRSVDLQDETIAELEMIVGFDDDLAGEATRISNRLRGLLTQIHPSLERILGPRVQHPAVLKLLDQFGSPAQIRKAGRRRLIALIRPKAPRMAERLVEDIFTALDEQTVVVPGTDAAALIVPSLANSLRAVLDQRKLLATRIEELLENHPLSKVLTSMPGIGVRTGARILIDVGDGRSFPTAAHLAAYAGLAPTTRSSGSSIRGEQPSRRGNKQLKRAFFLSAFAALADPASRTYYDKKISQGKHHTQALLCLARRRADVLFAMLRDGTFYDPQPAPSA, from the coding sequence GTGATCGACGTCAGTGACATCGGCGCTTTCCTCGGCCTGGACGTCGGCAAGGGCGAACACCACGCCACCGCCGTCACCCCGGCCGGGAAGAAGGCCTTCGACAAGCGGCTGCCCAACAGCGAGCCGAAGCTCCGCGAAGTGTTCGGCAAACTGCAGGCCAAGCACGGGACCGTGCTCGTGGTGGTCGACCAGCCGGCCTCGATCGGGGCTCTGCCGCTGGCGGTGGCCCGGGACATGGGCTGCCCGGTCGCCTATCTGCCCGGCCTGACGATGCGGCGGATCGCCGACCTCTATCCCGGCGAGGCCAAGACAGATGCCCGCGACGCGTTCGTCATCGCAGACGCGGCCCGCGTCATGCCTCACACGCTCCGCTCGGTCGACCTCCAGGACGAGACCATCGCCGAGCTGGAGATGATCGTCGGCTTCGACGACGACCTGGCCGGCGAAGCAACCCGCATCAGCAACCGCCTGCGGGGCCTGCTCACCCAGATCCACCCGTCGCTGGAACGGATCCTGGGCCCACGCGTCCAACACCCGGCCGTGCTCAAGCTCCTCGACCAGTTCGGCTCCCCGGCCCAGATCCGCAAAGCCGGACGCCGACGGCTCATTGCGTTGATACGCCCGAAGGCACCGCGGATGGCCGAGCGGCTCGTCGAGGACATCTTCACCGCACTGGACGAACAGACCGTCGTCGTCCCGGGCACCGACGCGGCCGCTCTGATCGTCCCCAGCCTCGCCAACTCGCTCCGAGCGGTGCTTGACCAGCGGAAACTCTTGGCCACCCGGATCGAGGAACTGCTGGAGAACCACCCTCTTTCCAAGGTCCTGACGTCCATGCCGGGGATCGGCGTCAGGACCGGAGCCCGCATCCTCATCGACGTCGGCGACGGCCGTTCGTTCCCGACCGCCGCCCACCTCGCCGCCTACGCCGGCCTCGCCCCCACAACCCGCAGTTCTGGCTCCTCGATCCGCGGCGAACAACCATCCCGCCGCGGAAACAAGCAGCTCAAACGGGCCTTCTTCCTGTCCGCGTTCGCGGCTCTGGCCGACCCGGCCTCCCGGACCTACTACGACAAGAAGATCAGCCAGGGAAAACACCACACCCAAGCCCTCCTCTGCCTCGCGAGACGACGAGCCGACGTGCTCTTCGCGATGCTCCGCGACGGCACCTTCTACGACCCCCAACCCGCCCCATCAGCTTGA
- a CDS encoding caspase family protein translates to MNSPAPRADPRRTTVVVVGIDRYEAGAGWDLDGPVADALRFARWFMSRGVPPERITALLSPPPENGPKADDLPYTVLPADRATVHRTLLRTVTAAPSDLLWVVWGGHGVVDAEGRRRLLYADATVHDPLNLDFDALLTYYRSAPDHPRQIWLVDACQSLRDPWRTRRLLPHEDYGAASPVTARDQAVLFAVRPARPPRT, encoded by the coding sequence ATGAACTCGCCGGCTCCGCGGGCCGACCCGCGCCGCACGACCGTCGTGGTCGTGGGCATCGACCGCTACGAGGCGGGAGCGGGGTGGGATCTCGACGGCCCCGTGGCCGACGCGCTGCGGTTCGCGCGGTGGTTCATGTCCCGAGGTGTGCCGCCCGAGCGGATCACCGCACTGCTGTCCCCGCCGCCCGAAAACGGTCCCAAGGCGGACGACCTGCCGTACACCGTCCTGCCCGCCGACCGCGCCACCGTGCACCGCACCCTGCTGAGAACCGTCACGGCGGCGCCGAGCGACCTGCTGTGGGTCGTGTGGGGCGGCCACGGTGTGGTGGACGCCGAGGGACGCCGCCGGCTCCTCTACGCGGACGCCACCGTGCACGACCCGCTCAACCTGGACTTCGACGCCCTCCTGACGTACTACCGCTCCGCGCCGGACCATCCCCGGCAGATCTGGCTCGTCGACGCCTGCCAGAGCCTGCGCGACCCGTGGCGGACGCGGCGCCTGCTCCCGCACGAGGACTACGGAGCCGCGAGCCCGGTGACCGCACGCGACCAGGCCGTACTCTTCGCCGTACGCCCCGCGAGGCCGCCGCGAACCTGA